One window from the genome of Tolypothrix sp. NIES-4075 encodes:
- a CDS encoding amidohydrolase codes for MDFTIKNVLIPVENGYDTVDVQVVDNAYTSGVGAAIAAISPRIDATNSAIDGKNKLLLPGFVNAHTHSSEMWQRGIMSVFPLELWLAELYDFAPLDIEKVYLSALGTAVETLLSGGTTVVDHLVLIPGKELETIASAVKAYKEVGIRAFVAPLIQDESLTAGIPSGESKQIHEPYFRSTQATLEIIAEAVKQFHRPEEGINIATAPTGIQLCSDALFSGCIELSEKYNLCRHSHLLETKAQEKLAQEKYGCSAVEHLKRIGYLGDRTTLAHCVHLTDADITILAETKSTVVHNPLSNLRLGSGIAPILKYRQAGVNVTFGCDGASSNDSQDLLEAIKIGSILHNVTDSDYQHWITPRQAVEMASLGGAKALNMTDELGSLSVGKKADLVLYDLTSLSLLPRTDPIGLLVLGRPTNVVDNVWVNGKQIVADGKVKTIDVDNLRQELFNHSQWQTTRKSQTVARIEAHYRTVMGL; via the coding sequence GTGGACTTTACTATTAAGAATGTTTTAATTCCGGTTGAAAACGGTTACGACACCGTAGATGTGCAGGTTGTAGATAATGCGTACACCTCTGGTGTCGGCGCAGCCATCGCTGCAATCTCTCCTAGGATAGATGCGACGAACAGCGCAATTGATGGTAAAAATAAACTGTTGCTTCCCGGTTTCGTCAACGCCCACACTCACTCTTCAGAAATGTGGCAGCGGGGAATTATGTCAGTGTTTCCCCTAGAATTATGGCTGGCGGAACTTTACGACTTTGCACCCCTGGATATTGAAAAGGTTTATCTCAGCGCTTTGGGTACAGCCGTAGAAACTTTACTTTCCGGTGGTACAACTGTAGTAGATCATCTGGTACTAATTCCGGGGAAAGAGTTAGAAACCATTGCCTCTGCGGTTAAAGCTTACAAAGAAGTAGGAATCCGCGCTTTTGTCGCACCGCTAATTCAAGATGAATCTTTAACTGCGGGGATACCATCCGGAGAATCAAAACAAATCCATGAGCCTTATTTTCGCTCAACGCAGGCAACATTAGAAATTATCGCAGAAGCGGTAAAGCAATTTCATCGCCCAGAAGAAGGTATAAATATTGCTACAGCACCAACAGGGATACAATTGTGTTCTGATGCTTTGTTTAGCGGGTGTATTGAATTAAGCGAAAAATACAATCTTTGCCGTCACTCGCACTTACTTGAAACCAAAGCGCAAGAAAAACTCGCTCAAGAAAAATACGGTTGCAGTGCTGTTGAACATCTTAAACGAATTGGATATTTAGGCGATCGCACAACACTAGCCCATTGCGTTCACTTAACTGACGCTGACATCACCATCCTTGCAGAAACGAAATCTACAGTCGTTCACAACCCCTTAAGCAATTTGCGTTTAGGTAGTGGCATCGCTCCCATATTAAAATATCGTCAAGCTGGGGTAAACGTCACCTTTGGCTGTGATGGTGCATCCAGCAACGATTCCCAAGACTTACTCGAAGCGATCAAAATCGGTTCAATATTGCACAACGTCACCGACTCAGATTATCAACACTGGATTACACCCCGTCAAGCTGTAGAAATGGCTTCTCTAGGTGGTGCAAAAGCACTAAATATGACAGATGAACTCGGTTCTCTCAGCGTTGGGAAAAAAGCCGATTTAGTACTTTATGACCTCACCAGTTTATCATTACTGCCGCGTACCGATCCAATTGGTTTATTAGTTTTAGGTCGTCCCACCAACGTTGTAGATAACGTCTGGGTGAATGGCAAGCAAATCGTCGCCGATGGTAAAGTAAAAACTATTGATGTTGATAACTTGCGGCAAGAATTATTTAACCACAGTCAGTGGCAGACAACCCGCAAATCGCAAACCGTCGCGCGAATTGAAGCGCATTATCGCACGGTGATGGGTTTGTGA
- a CDS encoding cysteine hydrolase family protein → MNLPFRTLGVAPNAWMVNHAIADITRPPVTPQTVILTTETKQLRLDLAKTAILVIDMQNDFCHPDGWLSHIGVDVNPARQPIEPLKNLLPELRSAGVPVIWVNWGNRPDLLNISAASLHVYNPTGVGVGLGDPLPTNGAKVLMAGSWAAAVVDELEQLPEDITVDKYRMSGFWDTPLDSILRNLGRTTLFFAGVNADQCVMTTLCDANFLGYDCVLVKDCTATTSPEYCWLATLYNVKQCFGFVTDSQAILKVLK, encoded by the coding sequence ATGAATTTGCCTTTTCGGACATTGGGAGTTGCACCAAATGCTTGGATGGTGAATCATGCGATCGCAGATATCACTCGTCCTCCCGTAACCCCACAGACAGTTATCTTAACAACAGAAACTAAACAACTGCGCCTTGACTTAGCAAAAACCGCCATCCTCGTCATTGATATGCAAAACGACTTTTGTCACCCCGATGGGTGGCTATCACATATTGGCGTAGATGTCAACCCAGCGCGTCAGCCGATTGAACCTTTGAAAAACTTACTTCCAGAACTTCGTTCTGCTGGTGTTCCCGTAATATGGGTAAATTGGGGCAATCGTCCCGACTTACTCAATATTAGCGCCGCTTCGCTTCACGTTTACAACCCCACAGGCGTTGGTGTAGGATTAGGCGATCCCCTACCTACTAACGGTGCTAAAGTATTAATGGCAGGTAGTTGGGCGGCTGCGGTGGTCGATGAACTCGAACAACTACCCGAAGATATTACCGTAGATAAATACCGCATGAGTGGTTTTTGGGATACTCCTTTAGATAGTATCCTGCGGAACCTGGGAAGAACGACACTGTTCTTTGCTGGTGTCAACGCTGACCAATGTGTAATGACCACGTTATGCGATGCCAACTTCTTAGGATATGACTGCGTGCTAGTCAAAGACTGCACTGCGACAACTTCTCCTGAATATTGTTGGTTAGCGACGCTGTACAACGTCAAACAATGCTTCGGCTTTGTAACTGACTCTCAAGCGATTTTAAAAGTGTTGAAGTAG
- a CDS encoding cupin domain-containing protein, which translates to MHANRCVIPVVKSPKDYQTYRISPDATNRLAIIFDSATANSSLTSCIEIFDVGGETPPNRHQWALEMFFVIKGEGLAVCDGKSVEIKAGDSLLVPPTGTHLIKNTGSSRLYMLTIMVPNEYFAELIRSGTPVELDEEDMTVLGRLDSLMPC; encoded by the coding sequence ATGCACGCTAATCGTTGTGTAATTCCTGTTGTCAAGTCTCCTAAAGATTACCAAACTTATCGCATTAGTCCCGATGCTACAAATCGGTTAGCAATCATCTTTGATTCGGCAACTGCTAACTCTTCCTTAACTTCTTGTATAGAAATTTTTGATGTCGGTGGCGAAACACCGCCCAATCGCCATCAATGGGCTTTAGAAATGTTTTTTGTGATCAAAGGAGAAGGTCTTGCTGTTTGTGACGGAAAGTCTGTAGAAATTAAAGCAGGAGATAGTTTGTTAGTGCCTCCTACAGGCACGCATCTAATTAAAAATACAGGTTCAAGTCGCTTGTATATGCTGACAATAATGGTTCCGAATGAATATTTTGCGGAATTAATTAGAAGTGGTACACCAGTAGAATTAGATGAGGAAGATATGACAGTACTTGGAAGATTAGATTCCTTAATGCCTTGTTGA
- a CDS encoding PAS domain S-box protein, with translation MHANQGSILIVDDSQDNLQLLSATLSQRGYTIRAVNTAILALMVAQLAPPDLILLDIKKPSVDGYTVCQQLKADEITRDIPVIFISNGKDVFDKVKVFQMGAVDYITKPFQVEELFARVENQLTIQRLQKQLQKQNSQLEQIAVELKNRNTQIESILNFAQVGICLTDQNGYVVDVNPAYCQLYQLTKEEIIGQLFTLHYPNLTKVEKADLIQEYQDFIRNGSQSENQEVTIRRKDNSRLTVNMTRGIFTIDDSKFFVVTSVMDITSRKDAEKALIKCEERWQLALKGNNDGVWERDLRTNKVFFSARCREILGYVDYELNDFKQWVKLIHPDDVERMMSAFMAYLNRQSPQYIAQYRMRCKDNSYKWILSRGEALWDEVGKPMRITGSITDISYCKLAEDALQQQLNRTNLLKQITDKIRSELDTKKILETAARQIGKTLDVSRVLIHTYISLPNPKIPTLGEFLSSGYASLMNFEIPFTDNLHLQQILLQDEAIASYDVFADPLLQNVQHICRQLEMKSLLAVRTSYKGEANGVIGLHQCDRHREWTPPDIEVLESIAANVGIALAQATLLEQHQKARDELYIQNIQLQAEIRNRLLTEAALKANESKYRRLVETSQDVIWKTDIHGYITFVNSAVRKIFGYEPAEMIGRSWLYFIPTEQVAADRELFARVLCGETVFQYETKRIAKDGSLIYLMVNAIALQNEADLIVGVTGTASNITQRKSSEAARRASEEKFASAFRSSPDPIALSTFPETRYIEVNDSFCKFFGCSRSEIIGRTNQELNNWLNTEECAFLTQILQQTKVIRNHEIDFCIATGEVRTVLFSAELIEIDQQQYMLGTSKDITERKHAENESRLLLLTTQAITRAQNVNSALERVLRLICHTINWDFAEAWIPSEDGTVLEHKLAWCEDQSTLEKFNRHSQNITFAAGVGLPGRVWLTKQPEWIEDVTAVGKPTFLRSQIATRVGFKAGFAVPIQFENQVLAVLVFFKRSSLPVDKRLLELVGVVAAQLGALIVRKHIEAQHQQSKERLQLALEASNLGLWDWNLSTGKVYRDWHWKKMLSYKEHEIADNIGAFEVLIHPEDLPVVKQALNAHLQGATPVYEVEFRMRSAIGEWKWIQSRGQVSERDNKGDPLRMTGTHKDITERKILERELALREARLNAFFGCAPVGMSILDNQLRFVQINELLAEIYGRHQQDYIGKTIYEIVPAVIAPLVVPFYEQVLRTGEPILNLEVSVASTKQPDTERHFLASYFPILGKDGNLSGVGTVVVEITARKQAELALLTSQRRYQTLAEASPVCIFHTDAENNCLYINKRWTEMTGYSQEEALGMGWISALHPEDRDRFFAVWMEAAATQTLYQCEHRFLRADGTDIWVICQALPELDDNKEIKGFIGTITDITEHKVAEVALHESAERERTIARVIQRMRETLDIETIFAATTQELRQVLNCDRVVVYRFNHNWSGEFVAESVSNNWISLIEEDQNDPNFTNGALQDDRCVVRMLNSQDNQVLDSYLQKTQGGMYSRGASFLCVPDIYKAGFEDCYIQLLERFQAKAYISVPIFCGNQLWGLLASYENSTPRQWKTGEISIAVQIGNQLGVALQQAELLAQTQRQSQALQQAAIAADAANRAKSEFLANMSHELRTPLNAILGFTQVMSRENSLSSENQQNLTIINRAGEHLLNLINDILEMSKIEAGRTTLNPSSFDLIRLLDNLQDMLHFRAASKGLQLTFEYSVTIPQYIQTDESKLRQVLLNLLGNAIKFTDIGSVKLRVLLGDEGGRELGAGGRGTGGQGGQGGQGRLGGQGDKKTRRQGELSSPASPASPAPPFPPSPHSLIFEIQDTGVGISPEELDQLFVAFGQTESGKKSQQGTGLGLAISRKYVQLMGGDIRVSSTFGAGSTFTFDIQVSLAQKSEIEITQSKCRVIGLVPKQREYRILVVDDVRESRLLLVKLLTDIGFAVKEAANGDEAIAIWSTWQPHLILMDMRMPVMDGYEATKEIKARESFKEDYRQITTVIIALTANVFEEQRTAIMQAGCDDFINKPFREEILLEKLSQYLGLEYIYQEESAEISEKTKKTTQEILFSGDLMPLLSQMSPEWLAAVYNAAAQCSDDLIFDLIEKIPPKNVLLKDCLSDLANNFLFEKILELTSK, from the coding sequence ATGCACGCAAATCAAGGCAGTATTTTAATAGTTGATGATTCGCAGGATAATCTGCAACTTTTATCTGCTACTCTGTCCCAACGCGGATACACAATTCGGGCTGTAAATACAGCTATCTTAGCTCTAATGGTGGCACAATTGGCTCCACCCGATTTAATTTTGTTGGATATTAAAAAGCCTTCAGTTGATGGCTATACAGTTTGCCAACAACTGAAGGCTGATGAAATAACTCGCGATATTCCCGTAATTTTTATCAGCAACGGTAAAGATGTTTTTGACAAGGTGAAAGTTTTTCAAATGGGTGCTGTAGACTACATCACCAAACCATTTCAAGTTGAAGAACTTTTTGCCAGAGTAGAAAATCAACTGACGATCCAAAGGCTGCAAAAACAGTTACAAAAGCAGAATTCTCAACTAGAACAAATTGCGGTTGAGTTAAAGAACCGTAATACACAAATAGAATCTATTTTAAATTTTGCCCAAGTCGGAATTTGTCTGACGGATCAAAATGGATATGTTGTCGATGTCAATCCAGCGTATTGTCAGCTTTATCAATTGACTAAAGAAGAAATTATTGGTCAATTGTTTACTTTGCATTATCCCAATTTAACAAAGGTAGAAAAAGCAGATTTAATTCAAGAATATCAAGATTTTATCCGCAATGGTTCACAGTCGGAAAATCAAGAAGTTACTATTAGACGAAAAGATAATTCGCGGTTAACTGTAAATATGACGCGGGGGATTTTTACCATAGATGACAGCAAATTTTTTGTCGTGACTTCTGTAATGGATATTACTAGCCGCAAAGATGCAGAAAAAGCTTTGATAAAATGCGAAGAACGTTGGCAATTAGCTCTCAAAGGTAATAATGATGGCGTTTGGGAGCGCGATCTGAGAACTAATAAAGTTTTTTTCTCTGCCCGCTGTAGAGAGATACTGGGATATGTGGACTATGAGTTGAATGATTTCAAGCAATGGGTGAAGTTGATTCATCCTGACGATGTTGAGCGGATGATGAGTGCTTTTATGGCTTACCTAAATCGCCAAAGTCCTCAATACATTGCTCAGTATCGAATGCGCTGCAAAGATAATAGTTATAAATGGATTTTGTCGCGAGGAGAGGCACTGTGGGATGAAGTCGGAAAGCCGATGCGAATAACTGGCTCAATAACAGACATTAGTTATTGCAAACTTGCTGAGGATGCGCTGCAACAACAACTTAACCGCACTAATTTACTCAAACAAATTACAGATAAAATTCGTTCGGAATTAGATACAAAAAAAATCTTGGAGACAGCTGCTAGGCAAATAGGTAAAACCCTTGATGTAAGTCGCGTACTTATTCATACTTACATCAGCTTGCCAAATCCAAAAATTCCCACTTTGGGCGAATTTTTATCTTCTGGCTATGCTTCGTTGATGAATTTTGAGATACCTTTTACGGATAATCTTCATTTGCAACAAATATTATTGCAAGATGAAGCGATCGCCTCTTATGATGTCTTTGCCGATCCACTGTTACAAAACGTCCAACATATTTGCCGACAGCTGGAAATGAAGTCCTTGCTGGCAGTACGCACTTCTTACAAAGGTGAAGCTAATGGCGTAATTGGTTTACATCAATGCGATCGCCACCGAGAATGGACACCCCCCGATATTGAAGTATTAGAGTCTATTGCCGCGAATGTGGGAATTGCCCTGGCACAAGCTACGCTACTAGAACAACATCAAAAAGCTCGTGACGAGTTATACATTCAAAATATCCAACTACAAGCAGAAATTCGCAATCGTCTCTTAACAGAAGCCGCTTTAAAAGCAAATGAAAGCAAATATCGCCGCTTAGTTGAAACATCCCAAGACGTAATTTGGAAAACGGATATCCACGGGTATATTACTTTTGTCAACTCTGCTGTGAGAAAAATTTTCGGCTACGAACCCGCAGAAATGATTGGGCGTTCTTGGCTTTATTTTATACCAACAGAACAAGTTGCGGCAGATAGAGAATTATTTGCGCGTGTTCTCTGCGGCGAGACTGTGTTTCAATATGAGACGAAGCGCATCGCTAAAGATGGTAGCCTGATTTATCTAATGGTGAATGCGATCGCTTTACAAAATGAAGCAGATTTAATTGTTGGAGTCACAGGCACAGCAAGCAATATTACACAGCGCAAATCCTCGGAAGCAGCGCGACGTGCTTCTGAAGAAAAGTTTGCATCAGCTTTTCGGTCATCTCCTGACCCAATTGCTCTCTCGACTTTTCCGGAAACACGTTATATCGAAGTTAACGACAGCTTCTGTAAGTTTTTTGGTTGTTCTCGCTCTGAAATTATCGGTCGCACCAACCAAGAATTAAATAATTGGCTAAATACTGAAGAATGTGCTTTCCTCACCCAAATTTTGCAACAGACGAAAGTTATTCGCAATCATGAAATCGATTTTTGCATTGCAACTGGGGAAGTTAGGACGGTACTGTTTAGTGCGGAACTAATCGAGATTGACCAACAACAGTACATGCTTGGTACATCTAAAGACATTACTGAGCGCAAGCACGCGGAAAATGAAAGCCGTTTGCTGTTATTAACAACCCAAGCTATTACCCGCGCCCAAAATGTCAACAGTGCTTTAGAAAGAGTTTTGCGTTTAATTTGTCACACTATTAACTGGGATTTTGCTGAGGCGTGGATACCCAGTGAAGATGGTACTGTTTTAGAACATAAACTGGCTTGGTGCGAAGACCAAAGCACGTTAGAAAAATTCAACCGCCATAGCCAAAATATCACATTTGCTGCTGGTGTGGGACTACCAGGACGAGTTTGGTTAACTAAACAGCCAGAATGGATCGAAGATGTAACTGCGGTTGGCAAGCCAACTTTTCTCCGCTCTCAAATTGCGACCCGTGTAGGATTCAAAGCCGGTTTTGCCGTTCCGATTCAATTTGAGAATCAAGTGTTGGCAGTTTTAGTGTTTTTTAAACGCAGCTCGCTACCAGTAGATAAGCGTTTGCTGGAATTAGTTGGTGTAGTAGCTGCCCAGTTGGGTGCGCTAATAGTGCGAAAACACATAGAAGCACAACACCAGCAAAGCAAAGAACGTTTACAACTAGCTTTAGAAGCTAGCAATTTAGGCTTGTGGGATTGGAATCTCAGCACCGGTAAAGTTTATCGCGATTGGCATTGGAAAAAAATGCTCTCGTACAAAGAACACGAGATTGCAGATAATATAGGGGCTTTTGAGGTATTAATACATCCAGAAGATTTGCCCGTAGTTAAACAAGCTTTAAACGCCCATCTTCAAGGTGCTACTCCCGTTTATGAAGTAGAATTTCGGATGCGTTCCGCTATCGGTGAGTGGAAGTGGATTCAGTCTCGCGGTCAGGTTTCGGAACGGGATAATAAAGGTGATCCGCTGCGAATGACGGGTACGCACAAAGACATTACTGAGCGCAAAATTTTAGAAAGAGAACTAGCCCTCAGAGAAGCCCGTCTCAATGCCTTTTTTGGTTGTGCGCCAGTGGGCATGAGCATTTTAGATAATCAATTGCGGTTTGTGCAAATTAACGAACTGTTGGCAGAAATTTACGGGCGACACCAGCAAGATTATATTGGCAAGACGATCTATGAGATCGTACCCGCCGTTATCGCTCCCTTGGTTGTACCATTTTACGAGCAGGTGTTGCGAACTGGTGAACCGATTCTTAATTTAGAAGTCAGCGTCGCATCAACCAAGCAACCGGATACTGAGCGTCATTTCCTCGCTTCTTACTTTCCGATTCTTGGTAAGGATGGGAACTTGTCTGGAGTGGGTACAGTTGTAGTTGAAATTACCGCTCGCAAACAAGCAGAGTTAGCATTGCTTACCAGCCAGCGCCGCTATCAAACTTTAGCAGAAGCCTCACCAGTTTGCATATTTCATACTGATGCTGAGAATAATTGCTTGTATATAAATAAACGTTGGACAGAGATGACTGGATACTCACAAGAAGAAGCTTTGGGGATGGGTTGGATATCTGCTTTACATCCAGAAGATCGCGATCGCTTTTTTGCCGTTTGGATGGAAGCCGCAGCCACTCAAACTCTCTATCAATGCGAGCATCGCTTTTTACGTGCTGATGGCACGGATATTTGGGTCATTTGTCAAGCATTACCTGAACTTGACGATAACAAAGAAATTAAAGGCTTTATCGGAACAATAACGGATATTACTGAGCATAAAGTAGCAGAAGTAGCTTTGCATGAAAGTGCAGAAAGAGAACGTACCATCGCTCGCGTAATTCAAAGGATGCGCGAGACATTGGATATAGAGACGATATTTGCCGCGACAACTCAAGAATTGCGGCAAGTACTCAACTGCGATCGCGTAGTTGTCTATCGTTTTAATCACAACTGGAGTGGCGAATTTGTCGCCGAGTCGGTAAGCAATAACTGGATTTCTCTGATAGAAGAAGATCAAAACGATCCCAACTTCACCAATGGTGCTTTACAAGACGACCGTTGTGTAGTCAGAATGTTAAATAGTCAAGATAACCAGGTTTTGGATAGTTATCTGCAAAAAACTCAAGGCGGTATGTACAGTCGAGGCGCAAGTTTTCTTTGTGTTCCCGACATTTACAAAGCTGGATTTGAAGATTGTTATATCCAACTTTTAGAACGCTTTCAAGCAAAAGCTTATATCAGTGTACCGATTTTCTGTGGTAATCAACTGTGGGGATTGCTGGCAAGTTATGAAAATTCCACTCCCCGACAATGGAAAACAGGAGAAATTAGCATTGCAGTTCAAATCGGCAATCAGCTCGGAGTTGCCTTGCAGCAAGCAGAATTACTAGCACAAACTCAAAGACAGTCACAAGCACTACAACAAGCTGCGATCGCTGCTGATGCTGCTAACCGCGCTAAAAGCGAATTTCTCGCCAACATGAGTCATGAACTGCGTACCCCACTTAACGCCATTCTTGGCTTCACTCAAGTTATGAGTCGAGAAAATTCTTTATCCAGCGAAAATCAGCAAAACCTAACAATCATCAATCGCGCTGGAGAACATCTACTTAATTTAATCAACGACATTCTGGAAATGTCCAAAATTGAAGCTGGTAGAACAACATTAAATCCCAGCAGCTTTGACTTAATTCGTCTGTTGGATAACTTGCAAGACATGTTGCACTTCCGCGCTGCCTCTAAAGGCTTACAATTGACATTTGAATATTCTGTAACCATTCCTCAATATATACAAACCGACGAAAGCAAACTGCGCCAAGTTTTACTCAACCTTTTAGGAAACGCCATCAAATTTACCGATATCGGTAGCGTGAAACTGCGCGTCTTGCTGGGGGATGAGGGAGGCAGGGAGCTGGGGGCAGGGGGCAGGGGGACAGGGGGACAAGGGGGACAGGGGGGACAAGGACGACTTGGAGGACAAGGAGACAAAAAGACAAGGAGACAAGGGGAACTTTCTTCCCCTGCTTCCCCTGCTTCCCCTGCTCCACCCTTTCCCCCATCCCCCCACTCTCTAATCTTCGAGATACAAGACACCGGTGTCGGTATTTCCCCGGAAGAACTTGACCAGCTTTTTGTTGCGTTTGGGCAAACTGAAAGTGGGAAAAAATCACAACAGGGAACAGGACTAGGTTTAGCAATTAGCCGTAAATACGTGCAATTAATGGGGGGAGATATTAGGGTCAGCAGTACTTTTGGTGCGGGAAGTACATTTACTTTTGATATTCAAGTTAGTTTAGCCCAGAAAAGCGAAATTGAAATTACTCAAAGTAAATGCCGAGTTATTGGTTTGGTGCCCAAGCAAAGAGAATATCGCATTTTGGTGGTTGATGATGTCAGAGAAAGCCGTTTGCTGCTAGTTAAACTACTAACAGACATAGGTTTTGCTGTTAAAGAAGCTGCAAATGGTGATGAAGCGATCGCTATTTGGTCAACTTGGCAACCACACTTAATCTTAATGGATATGCGGATGCCCGTGATGGATGGCTATGAAGCCACCAAGGAGATTAAAGCAAGAGAGTCATTTAAAGAAGACTACAGACAAATAACAACTGTAATCATTGCCTTAACTGCTAACGTCTTTGAGGAACAACGAACAGCAATCATGCAAGCCGGTTGTGATGATTTTATTAATAAGCCATTCCGAGAAGAAATACTATTAGAAAAACTTAGCCAATATCTGGGGTTAGAATATATTTATCAAGAAGAAAGCGCGGAAATATCAGAAAAAACTAAAAAAACCACACAAGAAATATTATTCTCTGGCGATTTAATGCCTTTGTTATCTCAAATGTCGCCAGAATGGTTAGCAGCAGTATACAATGCCGCAGCTCAATGCAGTGATGACCTAATTTTTGATTTGATTGAGAAAATTCCACCAAAAAATGTTTTACTGAAAGACTGTTTAAGTGATTTAGCTAATAACTTTTTGTTTGAAAAAATTCTGGAATTGACAAGTAAGTAG
- a CDS encoding S41 family peptidase, whose translation MKNFRSRLNRLLIIILFSFCVLLLLWLAPLLPTLAKPEVQVFEQVWQTVNDNFFDPKFNGVDWKAIREQYKPQIARAKSTEEASVIINQMLSQLRTSHTHFYTANEAEYYQLLGIFYPRSRDFQKELRKIFPKGKIEYSGIGAFTKEINGKIFVKATLDKSPAAESGLKVGDEILSVDGKPYQAIQSFAGKAGQQVKLLIQRTSDVNSRQEIAIAPKMFDTTKMFFDAQQASTQIIQEQGKKIGYVHIWSNAADPHQQQLQDDLIYGRLSNADALILDLRDGWGGGDLDYLNIFTAKPGPSVTNIRRNGKQYTYNYQWKKPAVMLVNEGSRSSKEILAFAFQQHRIGQVIGSKTTGAVVAGSPFLMKDNSLLYLAVTNVFLNNDQRLEGKGVTPDISVPFSLEYAQGADPQKQRAIKTVLQAVQK comes from the coding sequence ATGAAAAACTTTCGATCTCGCTTAAACCGCCTACTTATAATAATCCTTTTTAGCTTTTGTGTATTGCTTTTACTGTGGTTGGCGCCGCTATTACCGACTTTGGCAAAACCAGAGGTTCAAGTTTTTGAGCAAGTTTGGCAAACTGTAAACGACAACTTTTTTGATCCAAAATTTAACGGAGTGGACTGGAAAGCTATCCGAGAACAGTATAAGCCTCAAATAGCGCGGGCAAAGTCAACTGAAGAAGCATCTGTCATCATCAATCAGATGCTTTCTCAATTGCGGACTTCGCACACTCACTTCTACACTGCAAATGAAGCCGAATATTACCAGCTTTTAGGGATTTTTTATCCGAGAAGTAGAGATTTCCAGAAGGAATTAAGAAAGATTTTCCCTAAAGGCAAAATTGAATACAGTGGTATTGGCGCGTTTACCAAAGAGATTAACGGCAAGATTTTTGTCAAAGCGACTCTAGATAAAAGTCCGGCGGCGGAATCGGGTTTAAAGGTGGGCGATGAAATACTGAGCGTAGATGGTAAGCCGTATCAAGCAATACAATCTTTTGCAGGTAAAGCGGGTCAACAAGTTAAATTGTTGATTCAGAGAACATCGGATGTAAATAGTCGGCAAGAAATAGCGATCGCCCCAAAGATGTTCGATACAACTAAAATGTTTTTCGATGCTCAACAAGCCAGCACTCAAATAATTCAAGAACAAGGCAAGAAAATAGGCTATGTTCATATTTGGTCAAATGCAGCCGATCCTCATCAGCAACAGTTGCAAGATGACCTAATTTATGGTCGTCTGTCAAACGCAGACGCATTAATTTTGGATCTTAGAGACGGTTGGGGTGGAGGAGATTTAGATTATCTCAACATATTTACCGCAAAACCAGGACCAAGCGTCACGAATATTCGACGTAATGGCAAACAATATACCTATAATTATCAATGGAAAAAGCCTGCGGTGATGTTGGTCAATGAAGGTAGCCGCAGCAGTAAGGAAATTCTCGCGTTTGCTTTTCAACAACACCGCATTGGACAAGTAATTGGTTCCAAAACAACTGGTGCTGTAGTTGCTGGTAGTCCGTTTTTGATGAAAGATAATAGCCTGCTTTATTTAGCAGTCACAAATGTATTTCTCAATAACGATCAAAGGTTAGAGGGTAAGGGTGTAACCCCAGATATCAGCGTTCCCTTCTCCTTAGAATACGCTCAAGGAGCAGATCCGCAAAAACAGCGGGCGATAAAAACTGTGTTACAAGCGGTGCAAAAATAG